Proteins encoded within one genomic window of Bombina bombina isolate aBomBom1 chromosome 1, aBomBom1.pri, whole genome shotgun sequence:
- the ZGPAT gene encoding zinc finger CCCH-type with G patch domain-containing protein isoform X1, whose amino-acid sequence MVCDVIQQLSWRFCVSETKTILRKVITELCKMDEHSLTAALQTYRAQLEQVELTLQAAADPSQQADLVQLQGDLQQLIELTESSLLSVQKCNLLSALDGASANCAEDEEYEAFRKAISEVSQDSKPSETNGEEPNSSNEDETGSSNDDEAELSEEEADETSGMKVKAPYYSTWGTLEYHNAMIVGSKMMPDGSPGVRVLYLYPTHKAMKPCPYFLDGKCRFLENCRFSHGQVVPVEELQDFLEPDVSSLKVESPCLARHSDGIWYPAKLTDIDNGFYTVKFNSLLLKESVLEADAIIPPLRGSDRSSSSDEDEEETLDPSGYAKVLEAGDGATSHTSVFAGWEAHTRGIGSKLLTRMGYEFGKGLGRNADGRVEPIEAVVLPKGKSLDQCAAIQQKKLAARHDPLKPRKRRRAKPARGGESSSNSRQNVFDFLNERLKGKSKNSEEGKAANATARKGKEIYNASQDSKRAISVKLSQTTERIQQKQKEIGRLKESMARNAGRDSVLRTQLEQRLSGAVTELRGMQQEERSLQIEQKKADTHKKMTEF is encoded by the exons ACCATTCTCAGAAAGGTCATTACAGAGCTTTGCAAAATGGATGAGCATAGTCTTACTGCTGCACTACAGACGTATAGAGCTCAGCTAGAGCAGGTGGAGCTGACCCTTCAGGCTGCAGCTGATCCCTCCCAGCAGGCTGATCTAGTGCAACTGCAGGGTGACTTACAGCAGCTCATTGAACTGACTGAGTCCAGCTTGCTGTCTGTGCAGAAATGCAACCTATTGTCTGCGCTGGATGGAGCTTCAGCTAACTGTGCTGAGGATGAAGAATATGAAGCGTTCAGAAAAGCCATCAGCGAGGTGAGCCAGGATTCTAAACCTTCAGAAACTAATGGGGAGGAACCTAACAGCTCCAATGAGGATGAGACTGGGAGCTCCAATGATGATGAAGCAGAACTGTCAGAGGAGGAAGCTGATGAGACTAGTGGTATGAAGGTGAAGGCCCCATACTATAGCACATGGGGGACACTGGAATATCACAACGCTATGATAGTGGGTTCCAAGATGATGCCAGATGGAAGCCCTGGAGTGAGAGTGCTTTATCTCTATCCCACCCACAAAGCTATGAAGCCATGTCCATATTTTTTGGATGGAAAATGTCGCTTCCTGGAGAATTGCAG GTTCTCACATGGTCAAGTGGTTCCTGTGGAGGAACTGCAGGATTTTCTGGAGCCAGATGTGAGTTCCCTCAAAGTAGAGTCTCCCTGCCTTGCCAGACACAGTGATGGCATCTGGTACCCAGCAAAACTCACAG ATATAGACAATGGTTTCTATACTGTGAAGTTCAATTCTCTACTACTGAAGGAGTCTGTTTTAGAAGCTGATGCTATTATCCCCCCTTTGAGAGGGAGTGATCGCTCTTCTTCCTCAGATGAAGATGAAGAAGAGACATTGGATCCTTCTGGGTATGCAAAAG TGCTGGAGGCAGGTGATGGGGCCACTTCACATACTTCAGTGTTTGCTGGCTGGGAGGCTCACACTCGCGGAATTGGATCCAAACTCTTAACGCGTATGGGGTATGAGTTTGGTAAAG GTTTAGGACGTAATGCAGATGGTCGTGTGGAGCCTATTGAAGCTGTAGTGCTGCCTAAAGGAAAATCGCTGGACCAGTGTGCAGCAATTCAGCAGAAAAAGCTGGCTGCAAGGCATGACCCCTTGAAACCAAGAAAACGACGGCGGGCAAAGCCTGCAAGAGGGGGGGAAAGCTCCAGTAACTCACGACAAAACGTGTTTGATTTCTTAAATGAGAGACTGAAAGGAAAAAGCAAAAACAGTGAGGAAGGAAAGGCCGCAAACGCTACAGCGAGGAAAGGAAAGGAGATCTACAATGCCAGCCAAGATAGTAAGAGGGCAATTAGTGTGAAACTGTCTCAGACCACTGAGAGGATCCAGCAGAAACAGAAAGAGATTGGTCGACTAAAGGAATCTATGGCAAGGAATGCAGGAAG GGACAGTGTTTTGAGAACACAGCTGGAGCAACGCTTGTCCGGAGCGGTGACTGAGCTGCGAGGGATGCAGCAAGAGGAGCGTAGTCTACAGATTGAGCAGAAGAAAGCAGACACGCACAAGAAGATGACAGAGTTCTGA
- the ZGPAT gene encoding zinc finger CCCH-type with G patch domain-containing protein isoform X2 yields MDEHSLTAALQTYRAQLEQVELTLQAAADPSQQADLVQLQGDLQQLIELTESSLLSVQKCNLLSALDGASANCAEDEEYEAFRKAISEVSQDSKPSETNGEEPNSSNEDETGSSNDDEAELSEEEADETSGMKVKAPYYSTWGTLEYHNAMIVGSKMMPDGSPGVRVLYLYPTHKAMKPCPYFLDGKCRFLENCRFSHGQVVPVEELQDFLEPDVSSLKVESPCLARHSDGIWYPAKLTDIDNGFYTVKFNSLLLKESVLEADAIIPPLRGSDRSSSSDEDEEETLDPSGYAKVLEAGDGATSHTSVFAGWEAHTRGIGSKLLTRMGYEFGKGLGRNADGRVEPIEAVVLPKGKSLDQCAAIQQKKLAARHDPLKPRKRRRAKPARGGESSSNSRQNVFDFLNERLKGKSKNSEEGKAANATARKGKEIYNASQDSKRAISVKLSQTTERIQQKQKEIGRLKESMARNAGRDSVLRTQLEQRLSGAVTELRGMQQEERSLQIEQKKADTHKKMTEF; encoded by the exons ATGGATGAGCATAGTCTTACTGCTGCACTACAGACGTATAGAGCTCAGCTAGAGCAGGTGGAGCTGACCCTTCAGGCTGCAGCTGATCCCTCCCAGCAGGCTGATCTAGTGCAACTGCAGGGTGACTTACAGCAGCTCATTGAACTGACTGAGTCCAGCTTGCTGTCTGTGCAGAAATGCAACCTATTGTCTGCGCTGGATGGAGCTTCAGCTAACTGTGCTGAGGATGAAGAATATGAAGCGTTCAGAAAAGCCATCAGCGAGGTGAGCCAGGATTCTAAACCTTCAGAAACTAATGGGGAGGAACCTAACAGCTCCAATGAGGATGAGACTGGGAGCTCCAATGATGATGAAGCAGAACTGTCAGAGGAGGAAGCTGATGAGACTAGTGGTATGAAGGTGAAGGCCCCATACTATAGCACATGGGGGACACTGGAATATCACAACGCTATGATAGTGGGTTCCAAGATGATGCCAGATGGAAGCCCTGGAGTGAGAGTGCTTTATCTCTATCCCACCCACAAAGCTATGAAGCCATGTCCATATTTTTTGGATGGAAAATGTCGCTTCCTGGAGAATTGCAG GTTCTCACATGGTCAAGTGGTTCCTGTGGAGGAACTGCAGGATTTTCTGGAGCCAGATGTGAGTTCCCTCAAAGTAGAGTCTCCCTGCCTTGCCAGACACAGTGATGGCATCTGGTACCCAGCAAAACTCACAG ATATAGACAATGGTTTCTATACTGTGAAGTTCAATTCTCTACTACTGAAGGAGTCTGTTTTAGAAGCTGATGCTATTATCCCCCCTTTGAGAGGGAGTGATCGCTCTTCTTCCTCAGATGAAGATGAAGAAGAGACATTGGATCCTTCTGGGTATGCAAAAG TGCTGGAGGCAGGTGATGGGGCCACTTCACATACTTCAGTGTTTGCTGGCTGGGAGGCTCACACTCGCGGAATTGGATCCAAACTCTTAACGCGTATGGGGTATGAGTTTGGTAAAG GTTTAGGACGTAATGCAGATGGTCGTGTGGAGCCTATTGAAGCTGTAGTGCTGCCTAAAGGAAAATCGCTGGACCAGTGTGCAGCAATTCAGCAGAAAAAGCTGGCTGCAAGGCATGACCCCTTGAAACCAAGAAAACGACGGCGGGCAAAGCCTGCAAGAGGGGGGGAAAGCTCCAGTAACTCACGACAAAACGTGTTTGATTTCTTAAATGAGAGACTGAAAGGAAAAAGCAAAAACAGTGAGGAAGGAAAGGCCGCAAACGCTACAGCGAGGAAAGGAAAGGAGATCTACAATGCCAGCCAAGATAGTAAGAGGGCAATTAGTGTGAAACTGTCTCAGACCACTGAGAGGATCCAGCAGAAACAGAAAGAGATTGGTCGACTAAAGGAATCTATGGCAAGGAATGCAGGAAG GGACAGTGTTTTGAGAACACAGCTGGAGCAACGCTTGTCCGGAGCGGTGACTGAGCTGCGAGGGATGCAGCAAGAGGAGCGTAGTCTACAGATTGAGCAGAAGAAAGCAGACACGCACAAGAAGATGACAGAGTTCTGA